The following coding sequences lie in one Streptococcus suis genomic window:
- a CDS encoding YozE family protein — protein sequence MRRSFYSWLMTQRNPKSNEPVAILADYAFEEVDFPKQSDNFDEVSRFLEESASFAFSMSDFDAIWEDYLGH from the coding sequence GTGAGAAGAAGTTTTTATTCTTGGTTGATGACCCAGCGCAACCCGAAAAGTAATGAACCAGTAGCTATCTTGGCAGATTATGCTTTTGAGGAAGTTGATTTTCCTAAGCAATCAGATAATTTCGATGAAGTCAGTCGTTTTTTGGAGGAATCGGCCAGTTTTGCCTTTTCCATGTCTGATTTTGATGCGATTTGGGAAGATTATTTGGGACATTGA